Proteins found in one Herbiconiux sp. A18JL235 genomic segment:
- a CDS encoding ArsR/SmtB family transcription factor, translating into MADVFKALADETRRALLDELLLRDEQTLFELCSRLAMSHGISPSRQAVSQHLEVLEAAGLVHRERRGRFTFHTIDTAPLAQIAERWPVRQSREKQS; encoded by the coding sequence ATGGCCGACGTGTTCAAGGCTCTCGCCGACGAGACACGGCGGGCGCTGCTCGACGAACTGCTGCTCCGCGACGAGCAGACCCTGTTCGAGCTGTGCTCCCGGCTGGCCATGAGCCACGGCATCTCGCCGAGCCGCCAGGCCGTCTCGCAGCACCTCGAGGTGCTCGAGGCCGCGGGGCTGGTGCATCGGGAGCGACGCGGCAGGTTCACCTTCCACACCATCGACACCGCCCCGCTGGCCCAGATCGCCGAGCGGTGGCCGGTGCGACAGAGCAGAGAGAAGCAGTCATGA